Proteins encoded within one genomic window of Canis lupus dingo isolate Sandy chromosome 28, ASM325472v2, whole genome shotgun sequence:
- the PPRC1 gene encoding peroxisome proliferator-activated receptor gamma coactivator-related protein 1 isoform X7 produces MAARRGRRDGVAPSPSGGPGPDPGGGVRGSSRGSRSQAPYGTVGSVSGGEQVLLHEEGEDSGFVSLSRLGPCLRDKDLEMEELILQDETLLGTMQSYMDASLISLIEDFGSLGESRLSLEDQNEVSLLTALTEILDNADSENLSPFDSIPDSELLVSPREGSSLHKLLTLSRTPPECDLITPVDTLGPSTGSSRVSGVEMSLSDPPWDFSPPSFLETSSPKLPSWRSSRSRARRGQSPPPQQRSDGEEEEEVANFGGQMLAGELDNSVSNIPDFPMHLACPKEEEKTSASEMAVQAAGDESISSLSELVRAMHPYCLPNLTHLTALEDELQEQPDDLTLPEDCVVLEIVGQAATAGNDLEIPVVVRQIPTRPQPVLLDDSLEASPALKLLMPTLESETEAAVPKEDLCPEKERLSVDSQEKLESVCLLKPREVMEPMMPKETHNTPANTMLSSQRARKGRKKKSKEQPASCAEGYTRRLRSSSRGQPTMATEVTSQARNVPQEEPQKEVGPPRSRGKPRAWARAWAAALEKPSSGNLESSAGQASCAKEDPLDRYSNLVDSIQANPVPTHVSARANRMPLDAVETDPTEVHPVLADPVPVDPALVDLASANPELVVSLPADPVLIDPVLADSAEIDPTVVVPISDDLPPGDPVPANSAPVDSVPSDLAPVDPVLVKSRPSDPRRGAMSSVQGNPAPRLLLESESLDPLKAVIPEVQEVGGPVKVESSTTTQEARPRPLSLSEYRRRRQQRQAEAEERSPQPPAGKWPSLPETPTGLADIPCLVIPPAPAKKTTLQRSPEVPSEACFVPVGPSPASSSPEPPVSKSVASTTIEQVPSQELPLPARPLPPVQPMPPAMPTALPFPPGGLGLTPVLPLPTSGQGIPSLPPPPLQPPSLPMSMRPVPPDPYTHYAPVPPWPCYPPVSPSGYPCLPPPPTVPLVSGTPGTYAVPPTCNVPWVPPPAPVPPYSSSCAYGPLGWGPGLQHPPFWPTLPPPPLPLASVGRAAPPPKVEPSGSPAGPSESVLPGSMAPPLCLGSAGQGAPPIEPTKVEVKSMPASPHMKHRMSSPVQSPQIKAPPCLSAESVAVEEPASERLKPETQEARPREKPLSSVAKAVSTPTPKQSTISKLPAVHPARLRKLSFLPTPRTQGPEDVVQAFISEIGIEASDLSSLLEQFEKSEAKKECPPPAPADSLAVGNSGSSCSSSGRSRRCSSSSSSSSSSSSSSSSSSSSRSRSRSPSPRRRSDRRRRYSSYRSHDHYQRQRVLQKERAIEERRVVFIGKIPGRMTRSELKQRFSVFGEIEECTIHFRVQGDNYGFVTYRYAEEAFAAIESGHKLRQADEQPFDLCFGGRRQFCKRSYSDLDSNREDFDPAPVKSKFDSLDFDTLLKQAQKNLRR; encoded by the exons ATGGCGGCGCGCCGGGGACGCAGAGACGGAGTCGCGCCGTCTCCGAGTGGGGGCCCCGGACCCGACCCCGGCGGTGGAGTCCGCGGCAGCAGTCGGGGGAGTCGGAGCCAAGCGCCTTATGGGACTGTGGGCTCTGTGAGTGGCGGGGAGCAG GTGCTGCTGCATGAGGAAGGGGAGGATTCTGGTTTTGTCAGTCTGTCTCGGCTTGGCCCCTGCCTGAGGGATAAGGACCTGGAGATGGAGGAGCTGATACTGCAGGATGAGACACTGCTGGGGACCATGCAGAGCTACATGGATGCCTCCCTCATCTCCCTCATTGAGGATTTTGGGAGCCTTGGGGAG AGCAGGCTATCTCTGGAGGACCAGAATGAAGTGTCACTACTTACAGCTCTGACAGAGATCTTGGACAATGCAGATTCCGAGAACCTGTCTCCGTTTGACAGCATTCCTGACTCAGAACTACTTGTGTCACCTCGGGAGGGCTCCTCT ctGCACAAGCTGCTCACTCTCTCCCGGACACCCCCGGAATGTGACCTCATCACCCCGGTTGACACATTGGGGCCCAGCACAGGCAGTAGTAGAGTGAGTGGG GTTGAGATGTCTCTCTCAGATCCTCCTTGGGACTTTTCCCCACCTTCCTTCTTAGAAACCTCTTCCCCTAAGCTTCCTAGCTGGAGATCCTCAAGGTCAAGAGCTCGCCGGGGCCAATCACCTCCTCCCCAGCAGCGTAGtgatggggaagaggaggaggaggtggccaaCTTCGGTGGCCAGATGCTTGCTGGGGAACTTGACAACTCCGTGAGCAATATCCCAGACTTTCCTATGCACCTGGCCTGCcccaaggaggaagagaaaacctCAGCCTCAGAGATGGCAGTGCAAGCAGCTGGTGACGAGAGCATCTCCTCCTTGAGTGAGCTGGTACGGGCCATGCATCCCTATTGCCTGCCCAACCTCACCCACCTGACAGCACTTGAGGATGAGCTTCAGGAGCAGCCGGATGATTTGACACTGCCTGAGGATTGTGTGGTGCTGGAGATAGTGGGCCAGGCAGCCACAGCTGGTAATGACCTGGAGATCCCAGTTGTGGTACGGCAGATCCCTACCAGACCCCAGCCTGTGCTCCTGGATGACTCACTAGAGGCCAGTCCAGCTTTGAAGCTACTCATGCCTACGCtggagtcagagacagaggctgCTGTGCCCAAGGAAGACCTTTGCCCTGAGAAAGAGAGGTTGTCAGTGGACTCCCAGGAAAAGCTAGAGTCAGTCTGCTTGTTGAAGCCCAGGGAGGTCATGGAGCCAATGATGCCCAAGGAGACTCACAACACACCAGCCAACACAATGCTGAGCTCTCAGAGAGCTCGAAAGGGCAggaagaagaagagcaaagaacAGCCAGCATCCTGTGCAGAAGGCTATACCAGGAGGCTGAGGTCATCTTCTCGTGGGCAGCCTACCATGGCTACAGAGGTGACCTCTCAGGCAAGAAATGTGCCTCAGGAGGAACCTCAAAAAGAGGTTGGGCCTCCTCGTAGTAGAGGGAAGCCCCGGGCTTGGGCTCGGGCCTGGGCAGCTGCCTTGGAGAAACCTAGCTCTGGGAACTTGGAGAGTAGTGCTGGGCAAGCTAGTTGTGCTAAAGAAGATCCTCTAGACCGTTACTCCAACCTTGTTGACAGCATCCAAGCCAACCCTGTTCCAACCCATGTCTCTGCTCGAGCCAACCGCATGCCACTTGACGCTGTTGAAACTGATCCCACTGAAGTTCATCCTGTTCTAGCTGACCCTGTACCTGTTGATCCTGCACTGGTTGACCTTGCTTCAGCAAACCCAGAACTGGTTGTCTCTCTCCCAGCTGACCCAGTGCTGATTGACCCAGTTCTGGCTGACTCAGCAGAAATTGACCCTACAGTGGTTGTTCCCATCTCAGATGACTTGCCACCAGGTGACCCTGTCCCAGCTAACTCAGCACCAGTTGACTCTGTTCCCAGTGACCTGGCTCCAGTTGATCCTGTGCTAGTTAAGTCTAGGCCATCTGATCCCAGACGTGGTGCAATGTCATCAGTCCAGGGGAATCCAGCTCCCCGGCTCCTTCTAGAGTCAGAGTCCTTGGACCCTCTAAAGGCTGTCATCCCCGAAGTCCAGGAGGTTGGGGGTCCTGTGAAGGTAGAAAGTAGTACCACAACCCAGGAAGCCAGACCTCGACCTCTTAGCCTGTCAGAGTACCGGCGACGAAGGCAACAGCGCcaagcagaggcagaagagaggagtccccagcccccagctgggAAGTGGCCCAGTCTCCCAGAGACTCCCACAGGGCTAGCAGACATCCCTTGTCTTGTCATCCCACCAGCCCCTGCCAAGAAGACAACTCTGCAGAGAAGTCCTGAGGTTCCCTCTGAGGCTTGTTTTGTGCCTGTGGGTCCCAGCCCTGCTTCTTCTAGTCCTGAGCCACCTGTAAGCAAATCTGTGGCCTCAACTACCATTGAGCAGGTGCCATCCCAAGAGCTACCACTACCAGCAAGACCTCTACCTCCTGTGCAGCCCATGCCTCCCGCAATGCCCACTGCTTTGCCTTTTCCTCCAGGTGGGCTAGGCCTGACCCCCGTGCTGCCCCTTCCTACAAGTGGGCAAGGGATCCCCAGtctgcccccaccaccactgcAGCCTCCCAGTCTTCCAATGTCTATGAGGCCAGTGCCACCTGATCCCTATACTCATTATGCTCCGGTGCCACCTTGGCCTTGTTATCCCCCTGTGTCCCCTTCTGGCTATCCTTGCCTGCCCCCCCCACCAACAGTGCCCCTGGTATCTGGTACTCCTGGCACCTATGCTGTGCCCCCCACTTGCAATGTGCCTTGGGtacctcctccagccccagtccCACCTTATAGCTCCAGCTGTGCCTATGGGCCCTTGGGATGGGGTCCAGGGCTGCAACACCCTCCATTCTGGCCTACTTTGCCACCACCTCCTTTGCCTCTAGCATCTGTTGGGAGAGCTGCTCCTCCACCCAAGGTGGAGCCCAGTGGCAGTCCAGCTGGTCCTTCTGAAAGTGTACTTCCTGGGTCAATGGCTCCTCCCCTCTGTCTTGGGTCAGCTGGCCAGGGAGCTCCACCAATAGAGCCCACCAAGGTAGAGGTCAAGTCCATGCCTGCATCTCCTCATATGAAACACAGGATGTCCTCCCCAGTGCAAAGCCCCCAGATCAAGGCTCCACCATGTCTGTCCGCTGAGAGTGTGGCTGTTGAGGAGCCTGCGTCAGAGAGGCTAAAGCCTGAGACCCAAGAAgccaggcccagggagaagccCCTCTCTTCTGTTGCCAAGGCTGTTTCCACACCCACACCAAAGCAGAGCACTATATCTAAGCTGCCTGCTGTCCACCCAGCCCGTCTAAGGAAACTCTCCTTCCTGCCTACCCCACGTACTCAAGGCCCTGAGGACGTGGTACAGGCCTTCATCAGTGAGATTG GAATTGAGGCTTCGGACCTGTCCAGTCTgctggaacagtttgagaaatCCGAAG CCAAAAAGGAGTGCCCTCCCCCGGCTCCTGCTGACAGCCTGGCTGTAGGAAACTCAGG ATCCAGTTGCAGTTCCTCTGGACGTTCCCGAAGatgctcttcctcttcttcctcctcatcttcttcctcttcttcctcatcttcgTCATCCAGTTCTCGAAGCCGGTCCCGCTCCCCATCCCCCCGACGGAGAAGTGACAGGCGGCGGCG GTACAGTTCTTATCGTTCACATGACCATTACCAAAGGCAGAGGGTGCTGCAGAAGGAGCGTGCAATA GAGGAGAGAAGAGTGGTCTTTATTGGGAAGATACCTGGCCGAATGACAAGGTCAGAACTGAAACAGAGGTTCTCTGTTTTCGGAGAGATTGAGGAGTGCACTATCCACTTCCGTGTCCAAGG TGACAACTATGGTTTCGTTACCTACCGCTATGCTGAGGAGGCATTTGCAGCCATCGAGAGTGGCCACAAGCTGAGGCAGGCAGATGAACAGCCCTTTGATCTCTGCTTTGGGGGCCGCAGGCAGTTCTGCAAGAGAAGCTATTCTGATCTTG ACTCCAACCGGGAAGACTTTGACCCTGCTCCTGTAAAGAGTAAATTCGATTCTCTTGACTTTGACACATTGTTGAAACAGGCCCAGAAGAACCTCAGGAGGTAA
- the PPRC1 gene encoding peroxisome proliferator-activated receptor gamma coactivator-related protein 1 isoform X4, which yields MAARRGRRDGVAPSPSGGPGPDPGGGVRGSSRGSRSQAPYGTVGSVSGGEQVLLHEEGEDSGFVSLSRLGPCLRDKDLEMEELILQDETLLGTMQSYMDASLISLIEDFGSLGESRLSLEDQNEVSLLTALTEILDNADSENLSPFDSIPDSELLVSPREGSSLHKLLTLSRTPPECDLITPVDTLGPSTGSSRVSGVEMSLSDPPWDFSPPSFLETSSPKLPSWRSSRSRARRGQSPPPQQRSDGEEEEEVANFGGQMLAGELDNSVSNIPDFPMHLACPKEEEKTSASEMAVQAAGDESISSLSELVRAMHPYCLPNLTHLTALEDELQEQPDDLTLPEDCVVLEIVGQAATAGNDLEIPVVVRQIPTRPQPVLLDDSLEASPALKLLMPTLESETEAAVPKEDLCPEKERLSVDSQEKLESVCLLKPREVMEPMMPKETHNTPANTMLSSQRARKGRKKKSKEQPASCAEGYTRRLRSSSRGQPTMATEVTSQARNVPQEEPQKEVGPPRSRGKPRAWARAWAAALEKPSSGNLESSAGQASCAKEDPLDRYSNLVDSIQANPVPTHVSARANRMPLDAVETDPTEVHPVLADPVPVDPALVDLASANPELVVSLPADPVLIDPVLADSAEIDPTVVVPISDDLPPGDPVPANSAPVDSVPSDLAPVDPVLVKSRPSDPRRGAMSSVQGNPAPRLLLESESLDPLKAVIPEVQEVGGPVKVESSTTTQEARPRPLSLSEYRRRRQQRQAEAEERSPQPPAGKWPSLPETPTGLADIPCLVIPPAPAKKTTLQRSPEVPSEACFVPVGPSPASSSPEPPVSKSVASTTIEQVPSQELPLPARPLPPVQPMPPAMPTALPFPPGGLGLTPVLPLPTSGQGIPSLPPPPLQPPSLPMSMRPVPPDPYTHYAPVPPWPCYPPVSPSGYPCLPPPPTVPLVSGTPGTYAVPPTCNVPWVPPPAPVPPYSSSCAYGPLGWGPGLQHPPFWPTLPPPPLPLASVGRAAPPPKVEPSGSPAGPSESVLPGSMAPPLCLGSAGQGAPPIEPTKVEVKSMPASPHMKHRMSSPVQSPQIKAPPCLSAESVAVEEPASERLKPETQEARPREKPLSSVAKAVSTPTPKQSTISKLPAVHPARLRKLSFLPTPRTQGPEDVVQAFISEIGIEASDLSSLLEQFEKSEAKKECPPPAPADSLAVGNSGSVDTPQEKRPLDRLQAPELANVAGLTPPATPPHQLWKPLAAVSLLAKAKSPKSTAQEGTLKPEGVTEAKHPAATRLQEGVHGPSPVHVGSGDHDYCVRSRTPPRKTPALVIPEVGSRWNVKRHQDITIKPVLSLGPVTPLPPRTAASQEPLDHRTSSEQADPPAPCLAPSTLLSPEASPCRNDMNSRTPPEPSAKQRSVRCYRKACRSASPPSRGWQGCRGRSSRSVSSGSNRTSEASSSSSSSSSSSSRSRSRSRSLSPPHKRWRRSSCSSSGRSRRCSSSSSSSSSSSSSSSSSSSSRSRSRSPSPRRRSDRRRRYSSYRSHDHYQRQRVLQKERAIEERRVVFIGKIPGRMTRSELKQRFSVFGEIEECTIHFRVQGDNYGFVTYRYAEEAFAAIESGHKLRQADEQPFDLCFGGRRQFCKRSYSDLDSNREDFDPAPVKSKFDSLDFDTLLKQAQKNLRR from the exons ATGGCGGCGCGCCGGGGACGCAGAGACGGAGTCGCGCCGTCTCCGAGTGGGGGCCCCGGACCCGACCCCGGCGGTGGAGTCCGCGGCAGCAGTCGGGGGAGTCGGAGCCAAGCGCCTTATGGGACTGTGGGCTCTGTGAGTGGCGGGGAGCAG GTGCTGCTGCATGAGGAAGGGGAGGATTCTGGTTTTGTCAGTCTGTCTCGGCTTGGCCCCTGCCTGAGGGATAAGGACCTGGAGATGGAGGAGCTGATACTGCAGGATGAGACACTGCTGGGGACCATGCAGAGCTACATGGATGCCTCCCTCATCTCCCTCATTGAGGATTTTGGGAGCCTTGGGGAG AGCAGGCTATCTCTGGAGGACCAGAATGAAGTGTCACTACTTACAGCTCTGACAGAGATCTTGGACAATGCAGATTCCGAGAACCTGTCTCCGTTTGACAGCATTCCTGACTCAGAACTACTTGTGTCACCTCGGGAGGGCTCCTCT ctGCACAAGCTGCTCACTCTCTCCCGGACACCCCCGGAATGTGACCTCATCACCCCGGTTGACACATTGGGGCCCAGCACAGGCAGTAGTAGAGTGAGTGGG GTTGAGATGTCTCTCTCAGATCCTCCTTGGGACTTTTCCCCACCTTCCTTCTTAGAAACCTCTTCCCCTAAGCTTCCTAGCTGGAGATCCTCAAGGTCAAGAGCTCGCCGGGGCCAATCACCTCCTCCCCAGCAGCGTAGtgatggggaagaggaggaggaggtggccaaCTTCGGTGGCCAGATGCTTGCTGGGGAACTTGACAACTCCGTGAGCAATATCCCAGACTTTCCTATGCACCTGGCCTGCcccaaggaggaagagaaaacctCAGCCTCAGAGATGGCAGTGCAAGCAGCTGGTGACGAGAGCATCTCCTCCTTGAGTGAGCTGGTACGGGCCATGCATCCCTATTGCCTGCCCAACCTCACCCACCTGACAGCACTTGAGGATGAGCTTCAGGAGCAGCCGGATGATTTGACACTGCCTGAGGATTGTGTGGTGCTGGAGATAGTGGGCCAGGCAGCCACAGCTGGTAATGACCTGGAGATCCCAGTTGTGGTACGGCAGATCCCTACCAGACCCCAGCCTGTGCTCCTGGATGACTCACTAGAGGCCAGTCCAGCTTTGAAGCTACTCATGCCTACGCtggagtcagagacagaggctgCTGTGCCCAAGGAAGACCTTTGCCCTGAGAAAGAGAGGTTGTCAGTGGACTCCCAGGAAAAGCTAGAGTCAGTCTGCTTGTTGAAGCCCAGGGAGGTCATGGAGCCAATGATGCCCAAGGAGACTCACAACACACCAGCCAACACAATGCTGAGCTCTCAGAGAGCTCGAAAGGGCAggaagaagaagagcaaagaacAGCCAGCATCCTGTGCAGAAGGCTATACCAGGAGGCTGAGGTCATCTTCTCGTGGGCAGCCTACCATGGCTACAGAGGTGACCTCTCAGGCAAGAAATGTGCCTCAGGAGGAACCTCAAAAAGAGGTTGGGCCTCCTCGTAGTAGAGGGAAGCCCCGGGCTTGGGCTCGGGCCTGGGCAGCTGCCTTGGAGAAACCTAGCTCTGGGAACTTGGAGAGTAGTGCTGGGCAAGCTAGTTGTGCTAAAGAAGATCCTCTAGACCGTTACTCCAACCTTGTTGACAGCATCCAAGCCAACCCTGTTCCAACCCATGTCTCTGCTCGAGCCAACCGCATGCCACTTGACGCTGTTGAAACTGATCCCACTGAAGTTCATCCTGTTCTAGCTGACCCTGTACCTGTTGATCCTGCACTGGTTGACCTTGCTTCAGCAAACCCAGAACTGGTTGTCTCTCTCCCAGCTGACCCAGTGCTGATTGACCCAGTTCTGGCTGACTCAGCAGAAATTGACCCTACAGTGGTTGTTCCCATCTCAGATGACTTGCCACCAGGTGACCCTGTCCCAGCTAACTCAGCACCAGTTGACTCTGTTCCCAGTGACCTGGCTCCAGTTGATCCTGTGCTAGTTAAGTCTAGGCCATCTGATCCCAGACGTGGTGCAATGTCATCAGTCCAGGGGAATCCAGCTCCCCGGCTCCTTCTAGAGTCAGAGTCCTTGGACCCTCTAAAGGCTGTCATCCCCGAAGTCCAGGAGGTTGGGGGTCCTGTGAAGGTAGAAAGTAGTACCACAACCCAGGAAGCCAGACCTCGACCTCTTAGCCTGTCAGAGTACCGGCGACGAAGGCAACAGCGCcaagcagaggcagaagagaggagtccccagcccccagctgggAAGTGGCCCAGTCTCCCAGAGACTCCCACAGGGCTAGCAGACATCCCTTGTCTTGTCATCCCACCAGCCCCTGCCAAGAAGACAACTCTGCAGAGAAGTCCTGAGGTTCCCTCTGAGGCTTGTTTTGTGCCTGTGGGTCCCAGCCCTGCTTCTTCTAGTCCTGAGCCACCTGTAAGCAAATCTGTGGCCTCAACTACCATTGAGCAGGTGCCATCCCAAGAGCTACCACTACCAGCAAGACCTCTACCTCCTGTGCAGCCCATGCCTCCCGCAATGCCCACTGCTTTGCCTTTTCCTCCAGGTGGGCTAGGCCTGACCCCCGTGCTGCCCCTTCCTACAAGTGGGCAAGGGATCCCCAGtctgcccccaccaccactgcAGCCTCCCAGTCTTCCAATGTCTATGAGGCCAGTGCCACCTGATCCCTATACTCATTATGCTCCGGTGCCACCTTGGCCTTGTTATCCCCCTGTGTCCCCTTCTGGCTATCCTTGCCTGCCCCCCCCACCAACAGTGCCCCTGGTATCTGGTACTCCTGGCACCTATGCTGTGCCCCCCACTTGCAATGTGCCTTGGGtacctcctccagccccagtccCACCTTATAGCTCCAGCTGTGCCTATGGGCCCTTGGGATGGGGTCCAGGGCTGCAACACCCTCCATTCTGGCCTACTTTGCCACCACCTCCTTTGCCTCTAGCATCTGTTGGGAGAGCTGCTCCTCCACCCAAGGTGGAGCCCAGTGGCAGTCCAGCTGGTCCTTCTGAAAGTGTACTTCCTGGGTCAATGGCTCCTCCCCTCTGTCTTGGGTCAGCTGGCCAGGGAGCTCCACCAATAGAGCCCACCAAGGTAGAGGTCAAGTCCATGCCTGCATCTCCTCATATGAAACACAGGATGTCCTCCCCAGTGCAAAGCCCCCAGATCAAGGCTCCACCATGTCTGTCCGCTGAGAGTGTGGCTGTTGAGGAGCCTGCGTCAGAGAGGCTAAAGCCTGAGACCCAAGAAgccaggcccagggagaagccCCTCTCTTCTGTTGCCAAGGCTGTTTCCACACCCACACCAAAGCAGAGCACTATATCTAAGCTGCCTGCTGTCCACCCAGCCCGTCTAAGGAAACTCTCCTTCCTGCCTACCCCACGTACTCAAGGCCCTGAGGACGTGGTACAGGCCTTCATCAGTGAGATTG GAATTGAGGCTTCGGACCTGTCCAGTCTgctggaacagtttgagaaatCCGAAG CCAAAAAGGAGTGCCCTCCCCCGGCTCCTGCTGACAGCCTGGCTGTAGGAAACTCAGG CAGCGTTGACACTCCCCAGGAGAAGAGGCCCCTAGACCGGTTACAAGCCCCAGAACTGGCCAACGTGGCAG GGCTCACCCCTCCAGCTACCCCTCCCCACCAATTATGGAAGCCCCTGGCTGCTGTCTCACTGCTGGCCAAAGCCAAATCTCCTAAGTCCACCGCCCAGGAGGGAACCCTGAAGCCTGAAGGAGTTACAGAGGCCAAACATCCAGCTGCAACCCGCCTCCAAGAAGGGGTCCATGGCCCTAGTCCAGTCCATGTGGGCTCTGGGGACCATGACTATTGTGTCCGGAGCAGGACTCCCCCCAGAAAGACGCCTGCCCTAGTCATTCCAGAGGTGGGCTCCCGATGGAACGTCAAACGCCATCAGGACATCACCATCAAACCTGTCTTGTCCTTGGGCCCAgtcacccccctgcccccacgcACAGCTGCCTCCCAGGAGCCACTTGATCACAGGACTAGCAGTGAGCAGGCAGATCCCCCAGCTCCTTGCCTCGCACCATCCACCTTGCTGTCCCCTGAGGCCTCACCTTGCCGGAATGACATGAACAGTAGAACTCCCCCTGAGCCCTCAGCCAAGCAGCGGTCAGTGCGCTGTTACCGAAAAGCCTGCAGGTCAGCCAGTCCCCCAAGCCGGGGCTGGCAGGGCTGCCGTGGCCGCAGCAGCCGTTCTGTCAGCTCTGGGTCCAACCGGACCAGCGAAGcatcttcctcctcatcctcatcgTCGTCTTCCTcatcccggtcccggtcccggtcccggtccctctcccccccacacaAGAGGTGGCGAAG ATCCAGTTGCAGTTCCTCTGGACGTTCCCGAAGatgctcttcctcttcttcctcctcatcttcttcctcttcttcctcatcttcgTCATCCAGTTCTCGAAGCCGGTCCCGCTCCCCATCCCCCCGACGGAGAAGTGACAGGCGGCGGCG GTACAGTTCTTATCGTTCACATGACCATTACCAAAGGCAGAGGGTGCTGCAGAAGGAGCGTGCAATA GAGGAGAGAAGAGTGGTCTTTATTGGGAAGATACCTGGCCGAATGACAAGGTCAGAACTGAAACAGAGGTTCTCTGTTTTCGGAGAGATTGAGGAGTGCACTATCCACTTCCGTGTCCAAGG TGACAACTATGGTTTCGTTACCTACCGCTATGCTGAGGAGGCATTTGCAGCCATCGAGAGTGGCCACAAGCTGAGGCAGGCAGATGAACAGCCCTTTGATCTCTGCTTTGGGGGCCGCAGGCAGTTCTGCAAGAGAAGCTATTCTGATCTTG ACTCCAACCGGGAAGACTTTGACCCTGCTCCTGTAAAGAGTAAATTCGATTCTCTTGACTTTGACACATTGTTGAAACAGGCCCAGAAGAACCTCAGGAGGTAA